A region of the Serinicoccus profundi genome:
AGCTCCGCGGCCAGCTGCTCGCCGTAGCGCTCGGCCATGCACCCGACGGCGACGACCTTCTGGGTGCGACCGGTGCGCTTGAGCTCGTTGGCCTCGAGGAGCGCGTCGATCGAGTCCTTCTTGGCCTGCTCGACGAACCCGCACGTGTTGACGACCGCCACGTCGGCGTCGCCGGCGTCCTCGACGAGGGTCCACCCCTCGGCGGCGAGGCGACCGGCCAGCTCCTCGGAGTCCACCTCGTTGCGGGTGCACCCCAGGGTGACGACGGCGACGCTACGGGAGGCTTCAGGCATCCCCCGAGTCTACGGCGGACCCGGGGCCCGACCTACCGGCTCGGGGTGGGGCGGGTGGTCGGCCATGATGGGGCCCATGCCGCTGACGCCCGCACCTGACGATGCCGCAGCCCACCCCTTCCATGGCGGCGGCCGCGGACGGACGCGGCCGTGAGCGACGGGGCCCACCCTCTCGTGCTGGACGGTCACAACGACCTGCCGTGGGCGCTGCGTGAGCTCGTCGGTGCCGAGCGGGCGCTCGAGGTCGACCTGCGCGCCGACACCCGGGGGCTCGGCCTGCACACCGACCTCTCGCGTCTGCGCACGGGCGGCGTCGGTGGGCAGTTCTGGTCGGTCTACGTCCCGTCCTCCCTCACCGAGCCCGAGGCGGTGCTCGCCACGCTCGAGCAGGTCGACGTGGTGCACCGCCTCGTCAGGAGGTATGCCGACCGCCTCGCCCTGGCCACGACCGCGGCCCAGGTGCGGGAGGCGATGGCGCAGGGCCGGGTCGCCTCGTTGCTCGGCGCCGAGGGCGGGCACTCGATCGGTTCCTCGCTGGGGGTGCTGCGGGTGCTGCACCGGCTGGGGGTGCGCTACCTCACCCTCACCCACAACCACAACACCCCGTGGGCCGACAGCGCCACCGACGAGCCCGAGCACGGGGGGCTGACCGGCTTCGGGCGCGAGGTCGTCGGCGAGCTGAACCGGCTTGGCATGCTCGTCGACCTCTCCCACGTCGCGGCCACCACCATGCGGGACGCGCTCGCGGCCACGGCTGCCCCGGTGGTCTTCAGCCACTCGGGGGCGCGCGCCCTGTGCGACTCCCCGCGCAACGTCCCCGACGACGTCCTGGAGTCGCTGGCCTCCGGCGGCGGGGTCTGCATGGCGACCTTCGTGCCACAGTTCGTCTCCCAGGACTGCTGGGACTGGCAGGTCGGGGCGCGGCAGGCAGCGCACGCCGCCGGGGTGGACCCCAACGACCACCCGGCGATGACCCGCTTCAGCCGGGCCCACCAGGAAGCCAACCCGCGGCCCGTGGCGACGCTGGAGCAGGTGGCCGACCACGTCGAGCACCTGCGTGCCGTGGCCGGGGTGGACCACGTGGGGCTGGGCGGCGACTTCGACGGCACCGAGCAGGTGGTGGCCGGGCTCGAGGACGTGTCGACCTATCCCGCGCTCTGGGAGGAGCTGGGCCGTCGCGGATGGTCCGGCGCCGACCTGGAAAAGCTGGCGCACGGCAACGTGCTGCGGGTCATGCGCGCCGTCGAGGACGTGGCACAGGGCTGAGCAGCGCCTCGCCACGCAGCGGGCAGCTCCGGCACGCCACCCTGGCCGCGTGAGCAGGGGCTCAGAGCCAGGCGGGCAGCTCGGGCAGGTCGACCCGGGCTCGTGAGCGGGGGCTCAGAGCCAGGCGGGCAGCTCTGGCAGGTCGCCCCGGCTCGTGAGCGGGAGGGTGGCCGGTCGCCCGGTGACCCAGGCGGCGAGCGCCCGGACGTCCCCCGAGACCTCGACGGCGTCGGCGGCGGGCTCGCCGATCTCCCAGCGCCCCTGCCCGTCGAGCTCCTGCAGGACCAGGCTCGGGTGGCCCTCGACGCGCGAGCGCTGCCGGCTGGCGTCACCCACGAGCGCGGCGGCGACGTCCAGCGGCAGGTCCTGGTCGGACGCGGCGGCCCCCAGGTCGATCGCGTGGAGGTAGACCTCCCGCACGCGCAGCCAGGGGATGACGGAGGCCGGGATCTGCGTGCCCTGACGCACCCGCACCCGGGCCTCCCACTGCTCCTCCCCCAGCCGTCCGACGTCCTCGGCCAGGGCCAGCGCGTCGCCGCTCGAGCGTCGCCGCAGCTCGGCCGCGGACGCCGTCGCGAGGTCCTCGATGTCGGCGTCGCGGGACTCAGGCGAGGCATACATCGGCGTCTCCTCACCGGTACGCGCCCAGGTCACGAGGTTGTGCAGCGCGCCGGCATTGAGCGCGACGTGGGCCACCACGTGGGCCCGCGTCCAGCCCGGCAGGAGGGAGGGCGCGGTGAGCGCGTGGTCCTCCAGCGCCTCGAGCGTGGCCTCCCACAGCCGCGTGCCGGCCTCCATCCAGGCCAGGGAGCTCTCGCGTCCGGGTGCCATGTCAGTCCCGCCCGGTGAGCGACCAGGCATCCTCGCTCTCGGGCTCCTCCTCGTCCTCGACGTAGGTGCCGCTGATCGGGTCGTTGTCGTAGCGGGTGTCCCGGCGGAGGGCCGGAGCACCGCGCTCCGGCTCGTCGTCCTCGACCTCCCGCTCGTCGGCCACCTCGGTGGGGTCGGCGTCGAAGGGGGCCGGGTCGGACTCGGGCTCGGGCCGCGGCGGGTCCTGGCCCTGGAGCAGCGCGAGGGTGGTCTCGAGGTCGTCGGGCTTGACGAGCACGTCGCGCGCCTTGCTGCCCTCGGACGGACCGACGATGCCCCGGCTCTCCATGAGGTCCATGAGGCGTCCCGCCTTGGCGAAGCCGACCCGCAGCTTGCGCTGGAGCATGGAGGTCGAGCCGAACTGCGTCGTGATGACCTGCTCGGTCGCCTGCAGCAGCAGGTCGAGGTCGTCGCCGATGTCCTCGTCGATGTGCTTCTTGGCCGGGGCGGCGATGACCTCCTCGACGTACTTCGGCTTGAGCTGACCGGTGACGTGGGCGACGACGTCGTGGATCTCGGTCTCGGTGACCCAGGAGCCCTGCACGCGCATGGTCTTGCTCGCGCCCATGGGCAGGAAGAGCGCGTCACCCATGCCGATGAGCTTCTCCGCGCCCGGCTGGTCGAGCACGACCCGGGAGTCGGCCAGGGAGGAGGTCGCGAAGGCCATCCGGCTCGGCACGTTGGCCTTGATGAGGCCGGTGACCACGTCGACGCTGGGTCGCTGGGTCGCGAGGACGAGGTGGATGCCCGCCGCGCGGGCGAGCTGGGTGATCCGCACCACCGACTCCTCTACGTCGCGCGGGGCGACCATCATGAGGTCGGCGAGCTCGTCGACGACGACGAGGAGGTAGGGGTAGGGCTGCAGGACCCGCTCCGACCCCGGCGGCGGGGTCACCTTGCCGGCCCGGATCGCCTTGTTGAAGTCGTCGATGTGCTTGTAGCCGAAGGCCGCGAGGTCGTCGTAGCGGTGGTCCATCTCCTTGACGACCCAGGCCAGGGCCTCCGCGGCCTTCTTGGGGTTGGTGATGATCGGGGTGATGAGGTGCGGGACGCCCTCGTATGCCGTGAGCTCGACCCGCTTGGGGTCGACGAGGATGAGGCGCACCTCGTCGGGGGTCGAGCGCATGAGGATCGAGGTGATCATCGAGTTGACGAAGCTGGACTTTCCGGAGCCGGTGGCCCCTGCGACAAGCATGTGCGGCATCTTGGCGAGGTTGGCGATGACGTAGCCGCCCTCGACGTCCTTGCCGACACCCATGACCATCGGGTGGGTGTTGTTGCGGGCGGTCTGGCTGCGCAGCACGTCGCCGAGGCTGACGTTCTCGCGGTCGGCGTTGGGGATCTCCACACCGACCGCGGACTTGCCCGGGATCGGGGAGAGGATGCGCACGTCGGCGCTGGCGACGGCATACGCGATGTTCTTGGACAACGCCGTGATCCGCTCGACCTTGACGCCCGGGCCGAGCTCGACCTCGTAGCGGGTCACGGTGGGGCCACGGGTGAAGTCGGTGACCTGCGCGTCGATGTTGAAGTCCTCGAGCACCCCGGTGAGCGCCTCCACGACCTTGTCGTTGGCCTCGGACCTCTCCTTGTGCGGGCTGCCGGGCTTGAGCAGGGCCGACTCGGGCAGGGTGTAGGTGACGTCACCGGCGAGCTGGAGCTGCTCGACGCGCTGCGGCAGCTGTGCGGTCGGGGGCGCCTCCAGCTCGGGCTTGGGCGCCTGCTTGGACTTCTCCACCGCACTCGGGGGCGCCGGGCGCTTCACGCCGGGTCGCAGGGCGGGGATCTCCTCGGTCGAGTCGCCCTCGGCCGGGGCCTGCTGCCGCTTCGCCCGGGTCGGTGCGGGAGCGTCGCCTGTCGGGCCGGGGTCGACCTCGGGCGTCGCGGACCGGCTCTCGCCGGCTGCTGCGCCGCGCCTCGTCGGACGCTTCCGGGTGCCGCGGTCCACCACGGCAGCCTGCTCGAAGGCGACGTCGCCGTCGCGCTCCCCGTCGACGTCGCCCGCGCGCCGACGGCGGCGCGGCAGGACGTTGCCGTCGGCGTCGACCTCGTCGAAGCGGGCGGAGTCGAAGAGCTGCTGCTCGACCTCGCGGAGGCGGTCGGGGATCCGGTGCACGGGGGTGCGAGTGAGGACGAGGAAGCCGAAGAGGCCCAGGAGGCTGAGGACGATGTATGCCCCGGTCACGGTGATCGCCGACGCCGGGATCGAGGAGGCCATGAAGCCGAGGATCCCGCCCGAGCGCTGCAGGACCGCCGAGCCCTCGGCGTAGTCCGGGTTGCCGGTCGCCAGGTGGGTGATGCCGCTGGCAGAGACGAGGATGGCCGTCATGCCGATGCTCATCCGGTTGGTCGCCTGCTGCTCCCCCGGCGCGCGGAAGAGCCGGACGGCGAAGAAGAGGAGCACGGCCGGCAGCACGAGGGCGACGCGGCCGAAGGTGCCCGCGGCACCGACGTGGATGACGTCGCCGACGAAGCCGTCCAGACCCCACCACTCGCGCAGCGCGACGACGAGCGCCAACGCCAGGAGGAGGAACCCGGCCCCGTCCCGCCGGTGCTCGGGCTCCAGGTCGTGGGCGGTGTCGGTCATGGCCCGCACCGTGCCCCCGGTGACGCCGGCGATGCCGCGCAGGGCCCGACCGGGCAGCGAGGGTCCGTCCGGCGCGCGGGACGCGGAGCGGCTCCCCCTGGAGGAGCTCGTCGAGCTCGCGGAGCTGCGGCCCTTGGTCGTCGTCGATCGGCTGGCGGGGCGCTTGGAGGCGCCGCCGGAGCTGGCTCGGGTCGAGGTCGCAGTTTTCGCCACGTTGGCACGGTACCCAATGGCCACCCTGGTCACAGGGGTCCCACGCCGAGCACCCCTTGATACGGTGACGCCGGACGACGCTCGCGACAGGGCGCGAAGGTGGGTCTGCCGCAGGGAGGTACTGATGCGCACGTCCGGACCTGATCTGCGTGGTCCCGCCACGGCCGCCTTCGCCGCGGCAGCCCTGATCCTCGCCGGGTGCGGGCAGGATGCGGGCGACCCCACGCCTGCTGCGACCTCGCTGAGCGTCGAGGCGACGGCCGACCTCGGCGCCCCCACAGCCCCAGGCCTGGACCCCACCAGCCAGGGTCTGGCGGTGACCTACACGGTGCGCAACGACGGCGAGGCACCCGTGCTCGTGGCACGAGAGCGAGGTCACAGCCAGGACACCTCGTCCTTCGGCCCGGACAACGAGGAGTCCGTCTGGGTCCGCACCGACGGCGACGTCCTGCGGCTGAGCAAGGAGATCGTGCCCCTGCCCGAGGGCACCGTCGAGGAGACGGAGACGACCTTGCCTGCCGCGCTGCTCGAACCGGGCGGCACCCTCGAGGGCACCGCCTTCGTGCTTCTCCCGGTGACCGTCGACTTCCCCGACGCCCCGCAGCGTGGTGAACGGGTCGAGCCGCTGCCGAGCACCTGGCAGCTCTGCCTCACCACCGCCCCGGTGGACACCGCGGACGGGCGCACCGACGTCATCGGGCGGCATACCTCCGCGCTGGCGACGATCTGCAGCGAGCCCGCTTCGGTGCCCGAGGGCCTCTCGGGCCGGTAGCGGGAGGACGGGATGTCGATCTGCTGACATCTGTCACGGGGCATCCGCACGACCCGGGCCTAGCGTCGAGGGATCACCACCCGCCGATGACCACGAGCCCCAGGAGCCGTCATGATCCAGCAGGTGCCCGACGCCGATCGGACCGTCGAGGGGTATGCCGCGCCTGACGTCTCGCGCGTCGTCGCCGACCCCTCCGGCACAGGGCGCTGCGGCCCCGTGCGCGAGTAGGGTGAGGGGATGAGCCAGCCTGTCGACGGGCCGCACGATCCGATGGACACGCCCTTCCCGCTCCAGCCCTACCGACCCTCCACCGAGCTCGACCCCGAGCTGCGGCAGCGGGCGCTCAAGCGGCTCGCGCAGCGCAAGGAGTTCGTCCAGCACCTGTCGATCTACGGGATCATCATGGCGCTGCTCGTCGGGATCTGGCTGGTCAGCGGCATGGGCTACTTCTGGCCCATCTGGCCGATGATGGGATGGGGCGTCGGCGTCGCCAGCCATGGCCTGACGCTGCGGATGGACCGCGAACCCACGGAGGCGGAGATCGCCGAAGAAGCGGCCCGCCTGCGCCGACGCCTCGGACGACCCGATCACCCGGAGGACTGAGCGCGAGGCATACCCGGGTCCCTGATGGACCCGCTCAGGCGTCGATGACGACGGGGATGATCATCGGGCGCCGCCGCAGCCTGTTGCCGACGAAGGACCCGACGGTGCGCCGGATGACCTGCTGCAGCTGGTAGGTGTCCTGGGTGCCCGAGCGCTGCGCCTCCTCGAGGGCGGCGACCAGCTTGGGGCGGACCCGCTCGAAGACGTCCTGGCCCTCCGCGAAACCGCGGGTTTGGATCTCCGGGCCGGCGGCGATCGCGCCGGTCGAGGCGTCGCGGACCACGATGATCGTGACGAAGCCCTCGTCGCGCAGGATGCGCCGGTCCTTGAGCATCGTCTCGTCCGCGGCGCCGACGAGCGAACCGTCGACGTAGACGTAGCCGCAGTCGACCGCCCCGGCGACCCGGGCCACCCCGTCGATGAGGTCCACCACGACGCCGTCCTCGGCGATGACCACGTGGTCGCGTGGCACCCCGGTCTGCACAGCGAGGTCACCGTTGGCGACCATGTGCCGCCACTCGCCGTGGACCGGCAGGACGTTGCGCGGCTTGACGATGTTGTAGCAGTAGAGCAGCTCACCGGCGCTGGCGTGGCCGGAGACGTGCACGAGGGCGTTCTCCTTGTGCACGACGTCGGCGCCGCGGCGGGTCAGACCGTTGATGACGCGGTAGACGGCATTCTCGTTGCCGGGGATGAGCGAGGAGGCGAGAAGCACGGTGTCGCCCTCGCCCACGTCGATCTGGTGGTCCCCGTTCGCCATCCGCGACAGCGCCGCCATCGGCTCCCCCTGGGACCCGGTGCAGATGAGGACCTGGTCCTGGTCCGGGAGCGTGGTGAGCCGCTTGAGGTCCACCAGCACGCCGTCGGGGACGCGCAGGTAACCGAGGTCGGCCGCGATGCCCATGTTGCGGATCATCGAGCGCCCGACCATGGCGACCTTGCGCCCCGACTCCTGCGCCGCGTCGAGGACCTGCTGTACCCGGTGCACGTGCGAGGAGAAGCACGCCACGATGATGCGCCGCTCGGCCTTGTGGAAGACCCGCTCGATCGCCGGCGCGATCTGCCGCTCCGGGGTCGTGAAGCCCGGGACGTGCGCGTTGGTCGAGTCGGTCATGAAGAGGTCGACGCCCTCCTCGCCGAGGCGGGCCAAGGCGCGCAGGTCGGTGATGCGGCCATCGAGCGGCAGCTGGTCCATCTTGAAGTCGCCCGTGTGCAGGATCGTCCCGCCGGAGGTGCGGATGAACACCGCGAGCGCGTCCGGGATCGAGTGGTTGACGGCGATGAACTCGCAGTCGAAGGGGCCGAGCACCTCGCGCGCCCCCTCCCGCACGCCCAGGGTGAGCGGGGTGATCTTGTGCTCCTTGAGCTTGGCCTCGATGAGCGCCAGCGTCAGCTGCGACCCGACCAGCGGGATGTCCGGCTTGAGCCGCAGGAGGTAGGGGACCGCGCCGATGTGGTCCTCGTGACCGTGGGTCAGGACGATGGCGACGATGTCGTCGAGGCGGTCCTCGATCGGCCCGAAGTCGGGCAGGATCAGGTCGACGCCGGGGTGGTGCTCCTCGGGGAAGAGGACGCCGCAGTCCACGACGAGCAGCTTGCCGCGGTGCTCGATAACGGCCATGTTGCGGCCGACCTCACCGAGACCACCCAGAGGTATGACGCGGACGCCCCCGTCCGGGAGCGGCGGGGGCGCGGTCAGCTCGGGGTGCGGGTGGCTCATGGCGACAGAGGATATCCGGACCGAGAGGGTGTGTCCCCGCCCTCGTCTAGGGTGTGGCGCATGCAGGCATACCTCGACCTCCTGGAGCGGATCCGCCGCGAGGGGGTCCGCAAGGACGACCGGACGGGGACGGGCACGCTGTCGGTCTTCGGGCACCAGATGCGCTTCGACCTCACCGAGGGTTTCCCGGCGCTGACGACCAAGAAGCTGCACCTGCGCTCGATCATCGGCGAGCTTATCTGGTTCCTCCGCGGCGACACCAACGTGCGCTGGCTGCAGGAGCGCCGGATCACGATCTGGGACGAGTGGGCGGACGAGCAGGGCGACCTCGGTCCGGTCTACGGCCACCAGTGGCGGTCCTGGCCGACCGCCGACGGGCAGACCATCGACCAGATCCAGCGGCTGGTCGAGGGCCTGCGGACCACCCCCCACTCGCGTCGACACATCGTCAGCGCCTGGAACGTCGCCGACGTCGACGACATGGCGCTCCCGCCGTGCCACACGATGTTCCAGTTCTACGTCGCGCCCGCGGCCGCCGACGACGAGGACCAGCGGGGGTGGCTGTCGTGCCAGCTCTACCAGCGCAGCGCCGACACCTTCCTCGGCGTGCCCTTCAACATCGCCTCCTATGCCCTGCTCACGCACATGGTGGCGCAGGTGACGGACCTGCGAGCCAAGGACTTCGTCCACACCCTGGGTGACGCACACCTCTACACCAACCACCTAGACCAGGCGGCCGAGCAGCTGACGCGCACCCCCGGCCCGTTGCCGACGCTGTGGCTCAACCCTGAGGTCCGCGACATCGACGGGTTCGAGATCGAGGACGTCGAGGTCCGCGACTACGTCGCCGCACCCACGATCAAGGCACCGATCGCCGTATGAGCGCAGGCCCCGCGGGCGCGCCTGCGCCCGACCGCGAGGACCGGCACCCCGACTCCAGGCTCGTGCCCGCCACGTATGTCGTGCTGCAGCGCGAGGGCGGGTCCGGCACCGAGGTGCTCCTGCAGCTGCGCCAGGGCACGCCCTACATGGACGGGTGGTGGGCGTGCGGGGCCGCCGGGCACGTCGAGCCGGGTGAGTCCTTCCTGCAGGCGGGCGTCCGCGAGGCGTCGGAGGAGATGGGCATCACCCTCGCGGAGTCCGAGCTGTCCTACCTCGCGACGGTGCACCGCACCTGCGCGCTCCCGGACCCGGTCGAGCAGCGGGTCGACGTCTTCGTCACCGCGACCACCTGGACGGGAGAGCC
Encoded here:
- a CDS encoding 2TM domain-containing protein codes for the protein MSQPVDGPHDPMDTPFPLQPYRPSTELDPELRQRALKRLAQRKEFVQHLSIYGIIMALLVGIWLVSGMGYFWPIWPMMGWGVGVASHGLTLRMDREPTEAEIAEEAARLRRRLGRPDHPED
- a CDS encoding maleylpyruvate isomerase family mycothiol-dependent enzyme encodes the protein MAPGRESSLAWMEAGTRLWEATLEALEDHALTAPSLLPGWTRAHVVAHVALNAGALHNLVTWARTGEETPMYASPESRDADIEDLATASAAELRRRSSGDALALAEDVGRLGEEQWEARVRVRQGTQIPASVIPWLRVREVYLHAIDLGAAASDQDLPLDVAAALVGDASRQRSRVEGHPSLVLQELDGQGRWEIGEPAADAVEVSGDVRALAAWVTGRPATLPLTSRGDLPELPAWL
- a CDS encoding ribonuclease J, with product MSHPHPELTAPPPLPDGGVRVIPLGGLGEVGRNMAVIEHRGKLLVVDCGVLFPEEHHPGVDLILPDFGPIEDRLDDIVAIVLTHGHEDHIGAVPYLLRLKPDIPLVGSQLTLALIEAKLKEHKITPLTLGVREGAREVLGPFDCEFIAVNHSIPDALAVFIRTSGGTILHTGDFKMDQLPLDGRITDLRALARLGEEGVDLFMTDSTNAHVPGFTTPERQIAPAIERVFHKAERRIIVACFSSHVHRVQQVLDAAQESGRKVAMVGRSMIRNMGIAADLGYLRVPDGVLVDLKRLTTLPDQDQVLICTGSQGEPMAALSRMANGDHQIDVGEGDTVLLASSLIPGNENAVYRVINGLTRRGADVVHKENALVHVSGHASAGELLYCYNIVKPRNVLPVHGEWRHMVANGDLAVQTGVPRDHVVIAEDGVVVDLIDGVARVAGAVDCGYVYVDGSLVGAADETMLKDRRILRDEGFVTIIVVRDASTGAIAAGPEIQTRGFAEGQDVFERVRPKLVAALEEAQRSGTQDTYQLQQVIRRTVGSFVGNRLRRRPMIIPVVIDA
- a CDS encoding thymidylate synthase, with product MQAYLDLLERIRREGVRKDDRTGTGTLSVFGHQMRFDLTEGFPALTTKKLHLRSIIGELIWFLRGDTNVRWLQERRITIWDEWADEQGDLGPVYGHQWRSWPTADGQTIDQIQRLVEGLRTTPHSRRHIVSAWNVADVDDMALPPCHTMFQFYVAPAAADDEDQRGWLSCQLYQRSADTFLGVPFNIASYALLTHMVAQVTDLRAKDFVHTLGDAHLYTNHLDQAAEQLTRTPGPLPTLWLNPEVRDIDGFEIEDVEVRDYVAAPTIKAPIAV
- a CDS encoding FtsK/SpoIIIE family DNA translocase gives rise to the protein MTDTAHDLEPEHRRDGAGFLLLALALVVALREWWGLDGFVGDVIHVGAAGTFGRVALVLPAVLLFFAVRLFRAPGEQQATNRMSIGMTAILVSASGITHLATGNPDYAEGSAVLQRSGGILGFMASSIPASAITVTGAYIVLSLLGLFGFLVLTRTPVHRIPDRLREVEQQLFDSARFDEVDADGNVLPRRRRRAGDVDGERDGDVAFEQAAVVDRGTRKRPTRRGAAAGESRSATPEVDPGPTGDAPAPTRAKRQQAPAEGDSTEEIPALRPGVKRPAPPSAVEKSKQAPKPELEAPPTAQLPQRVEQLQLAGDVTYTLPESALLKPGSPHKERSEANDKVVEALTGVLEDFNIDAQVTDFTRGPTVTRYEVELGPGVKVERITALSKNIAYAVASADVRILSPIPGKSAVGVEIPNADRENVSLGDVLRSQTARNNTHPMVMGVGKDVEGGYVIANLAKMPHMLVAGATGSGKSSFVNSMITSILMRSTPDEVRLILVDPKRVELTAYEGVPHLITPIITNPKKAAEALAWVVKEMDHRYDDLAAFGYKHIDDFNKAIRAGKVTPPPGSERVLQPYPYLLVVVDELADLMMVAPRDVEESVVRITQLARAAGIHLVLATQRPSVDVVTGLIKANVPSRMAFATSSLADSRVVLDQPGAEKLIGMGDALFLPMGASKTMRVQGSWVTETEIHDVVAHVTGQLKPKYVEEVIAAPAKKHIDEDIGDDLDLLLQATEQVITTQFGSTSMLQRKLRVGFAKAGRLMDLMESRGIVGPSEGSKARDVLVKPDDLETTLALLQGQDPPRPEPESDPAPFDADPTEVADEREVEDDEPERGAPALRRDTRYDNDPISGTYVEDEEEPESEDAWSLTGRD
- a CDS encoding dipeptidase, encoding MSDGAHPLVLDGHNDLPWALRELVGAERALEVDLRADTRGLGLHTDLSRLRTGGVGGQFWSVYVPSSLTEPEAVLATLEQVDVVHRLVRRYADRLALATTAAQVREAMAQGRVASLLGAEGGHSIGSSLGVLRVLHRLGVRYLTLTHNHNTPWADSATDEPEHGGLTGFGREVVGELNRLGMLVDLSHVAATTMRDALAATAAPVVFSHSGARALCDSPRNVPDDVLESLASGGGVCMATFVPQFVSQDCWDWQVGARQAAHAAGVDPNDHPAMTRFSRAHQEANPRPVATLEQVADHVEHLRAVAGVDHVGLGGDFDGTEQVVAGLEDVSTYPALWEELGRRGWSGADLEKLAHGNVLRVMRAVEDVAQG